One window of Candidatus Stygibacter australis genomic DNA carries:
- a CDS encoding S8 family serine peptidase — protein sequence MRRKIILTVFIILLINCILGVDLPFSLKNISSRSMTENLPDNEYLSPLIQTSDGYAVDVVLRGEFPLNDLPESSSRVVRYGNLTTMRLPVSELTALENIAGIEEIYPSIKSEELLDISTSDHMSGASYAGCDADYIQEQLGRGDGVIVGLIDPYPLNWQHEDFSDESGTRIAAIWNQSGTGNAPILFGYGSEYSAADLNSGTGPAINSGQHHGTQCTGIAAGDGSASGGSRAGMLPGAQIIYVQQSSGSANIINAIVYIAQKAAEIDSSKPVVISMSIGSMFSEPDGSDPVAEALTSFGGAGRCSAVAAGNWYNYDCFVTGNAQYGDPVTDLNFTLSGSNTGGNDFVISRLYYQVGDDFSITLSDQDGNSYGAVSPGADEIFDTPGGRLYISHEVTSLGNPYLELVVSDEYGTMTAGDNWTIELDIPNESLDDAGGFWWGWIAGVGYNADFENYYQGAYSLNVYACGSETICVGAHDKTNGNIYSACSKGAPDIVIKPELTAPTNAYTTNAASSTGYSSLCCTSGAAPHAAGAMGLILERFSDLQPAELIGRLTATAFVDAQTGAVPNDRWGYGKLNAKGGFLLVPCLGDVDNSYEVDAFDSSIVLMIVAGINYFAEEDPLPWEEWRFNWADVDGNGVIESYDASLILQFVVELIDEFPNQ from the coding sequence ATGAGAAGGAAAATAATATTAACAGTTTTTATAATTCTACTGATAAATTGTATTCTGGGAGTGGATCTGCCATTTTCATTAAAAAATATCAGCAGTCGCAGTATGACGGAAAATCTACCAGATAATGAATATTTAAGCCCTTTGATCCAGACGAGTGATGGGTATGCTGTAGATGTTGTGCTCAGGGGTGAATTTCCCTTAAATGATCTGCCAGAGAGTAGCAGTAGAGTAGTCCGGTATGGTAATTTGACTACCATGCGTTTACCAGTTTCTGAATTGACAGCATTGGAAAATATTGCCGGGATTGAAGAAATATATCCGAGTATAAAATCAGAGGAGCTTTTAGATATATCCACCTCAGATCATATGAGTGGCGCGAGTTATGCGGGATGTGATGCAGATTATATTCAGGAGCAGTTAGGCAGGGGAGATGGAGTAATTGTCGGGTTGATTGACCCGTATCCCTTGAATTGGCAGCATGAAGATTTCAGTGATGAATCAGGGACAAGGATAGCCGCGATCTGGAATCAGTCAGGAACCGGTAATGCACCCATCCTGTTTGGTTATGGAAGTGAGTATTCCGCAGCCGATTTGAATAGCGGAACTGGACCAGCTATAAATAGTGGGCAGCATCACGGTACGCAGTGCACTGGAATAGCGGCAGGTGATGGAAGTGCCTCTGGAGGGAGTAGAGCAGGTATGCTGCCGGGAGCACAAATTATTTATGTTCAGCAATCCAGTGGTTCAGCAAATATTATCAATGCAATTGTCTATATAGCCCAGAAAGCAGCAGAGATAGACAGCTCAAAGCCAGTGGTGATCTCAATGAGCATTGGATCAATGTTCAGCGAACCAGATGGGAGTGATCCTGTAGCTGAGGCATTAACAAGTTTTGGTGGTGCTGGTCGCTGTTCGGCAGTGGCGGCCGGTAACTGGTATAATTACGATTGTTTTGTGACTGGTAATGCTCAATATGGTGATCCAGTAACGGACTTAAATTTTACTTTAAGCGGCAGCAATACAGGTGGAAATGATTTTGTGATCAGTAGATTATATTATCAGGTTGGTGATGATTTTAGCATAACATTATCAGATCAGGATGGCAATTCTTATGGTGCTGTGTCTCCCGGAGCAGATGAAATTTTTGACACTCCCGGTGGAAGGCTCTATATTTCTCATGAAGTGACGAGTTTAGGGAATCCTTATCTGGAACTGGTGGTATCTGATGAATATGGAACAATGACCGCAGGTGATAATTGGACGATAGAATTGGATATTCCAAATGAGAGTTTAGATGATGCGGGTGGTTTCTGGTGGGGCTGGATAGCTGGAGTGGGATATAATGCAGACTTTGAGAATTACTATCAGGGAGCATATTCCTTAAATGTTTATGCCTGCGGGTCAGAAACTATATGCGTGGGAGCGCATGATAAAACTAATGGCAATATATATTCAGCCTGCAGCAAAGGAGCTCCAGATATTGTTATAAAACCAGAATTGACTGCTCCCACAAATGCTTATACTACTAATGCTGCCAGTTCAACTGGATATTCAAGTCTGTGCTGCACAAGTGGAGCAGCTCCGCATGCAGCAGGAGCAATGGGCTTGATATTGGAAAGGTTTTCTGATCTGCAGCCAGCCGAACTTATTGGCAGATTGACAGCAACAGCATTTGTAGATGCTCAAACGGGAGCTGTACCTAACGACAGATGGGGTTATGGAAAGTTGAATGCCAAAGGTGGATTTTTATTAGTGCCTTGTCTGGGAGATGTGGATAATAGTTATGAAGTAGATGCTTTTGATAGCTCCATAGTTTTGATGATTGTTGCGGGGATAAATTATTTTGCTGAAGAAGACCCGCTTCCCTGGGAAGAATGGCGATTTAATTGGGCAGATGTGGATGGTAATGGAGTGATAGAATCCTATGATGCTTCATTAATACTGCAATTTGTGGTAGAATTAATAGATGAATTTCCAAATCAATAA